The sequence TCATTTATGTTAAAGTATATATAAACAAACATTACCAGTACTAATAGTTTTCCCATTTTGTCGAAATGCAAATCGGTCAAATATTCTTTTAATTTATAGTTTATTCTGAAAAAATACATTGCAACAATTACTGCTCCAACTCCTGCAACAAAAGCTCCCGCAACAAAATAAGGACCGAAAATAGTTGAATCCCATCCTACCCTTGATGTTGTAGCAAACAACCAAGATGTAACAGTATGAATTGCTAAACCTACAGGTATGATGAGAATTAGTAGTATTCGAATAGATTTTTTAACTATTGCTATTTGTTCGGGTCTGCCACTCCATCCTGCTGACAGAAATTTATACAACTTTTGTTGCCATTTTGGAAATGTTTTATAGTTTTTTAATGCATAAGTATCAGGTATCAATGGAAGATATAATAATAAAACGCTCATAACAACGTATGTAATAACTACAGTAATATCCCAAATAATTGGAGATTGCAACCTTCCATAAAACAAGAGATGTAAAACTCTATCGGGGCGACCCATATCGGAAACAATTACTAAACCTGCTACTATAGCAAATGCTACTGCTAAAATCTCAGCAATTCGACTTATTGGAGTAATCCATTTTTGACCTGACAAACCTAAAATACTACTAATAAGCAAACCAACGAGACTTGTGGCTATAAAAAACACAAAGTTTGAAATATACATTCCCCAAGAAATAAAATCTCTCATACCAGTAACACCCAGACCATTTTTTAGCTGTACAAAATAAGCATATAAACAAACAACCAGAGCAACAGTAAGAAATGTCATCCAGACAAAATACTTGGTGTTTAAACCAACCGTTCTGGATAAATCATGCTGTATTTTTGAAAAACTTGTATTAGAATTATCTTCTTTCATATCTTTATATTATTGACATTTAAATAATTACGAATTATTTTCATCTTTTGGAGGTTCAAACTCAAACATCCTATTTTTCGGAGGCAAATAATACACACTTGGTTTTGTTCCAAGCTTGTCCATTAGTTGGTAGGCAGCATTTTTCTTCAAAAGTTCGCTTAGGCTTACAGTTTCTTTGCTCGTTCCGTTAGTTACAGCATTCTCGTTGGAATCACCAAAATAATAAACACCATTAGGGCAAGCTGTTACGCAATATGGAAGCTCATCATTTCTTAGTTTGTCGGCACTAAAACAACATTTCGTAACTGTTCCTTTTTTCTGAGGAACGTTTTTTTCGATATCGTATTCAACATCCTTATATTTTTCAGCATCTTTTGGTTCAAACCA is a genomic window of Bacteroidota bacterium containing:
- the nrfD gene encoding polysulfide reductase NrfD, whose amino-acid sequence is MKEDNSNTSFSKIQHDLSRTVGLNTKYFVWMTFLTVALVVCLYAYFVQLKNGLGVTGMRDFISWGMYISNFVFFIATSLVGLLISSILGLSGQKWITPISRIAEILAVAFAIVAGLVIVSDMGRPDRVLHLLFYGRLQSPIIWDITVVITYVVMSVLLLYLPLIPDTYALKNYKTFPKWQQKLYKFLSAGWSGRPEQIAIVKKSIRILLILIIPVGLAIHTVTSWLFATTSRVGWDSTIFGPYFVAGAFVAGVGAVIVAMYFFRINYKLKEYLTDLHFDKMGKLLVLVMFVYIYFNINEFLVPGFKLKSDDAVHLKELFTGHWSTLFWFAIIPCMIIPTILMFFTKMRKPFPMLIISLFVIIGAWIKRYLIVVPTMSHPFLPVQNVSEEYVVYSPTAVEILVTAASFIIVLLIVSVLAKVFPIIPMWEYEHEQKENE